Proteins encoded together in one Carya illinoinensis cultivar Pawnee chromosome 3, C.illinoinensisPawnee_v1, whole genome shotgun sequence window:
- the LOC122304782 gene encoding uncharacterized protein LOC122304782: protein QSSSRPPLFCGDNYSFWKVRMRIFLQAQGREIWKCIVNGPYIPTKVVGGVKVKKEEEEFDREDDRLYTLNLTAMNLLYNALNGNEFNRIMNCATAKEIWDNLEVTYEGTSQVKESKIYILTHEYEMFKMNDDESISSMHTRFTNIINSLTALGKVYSKVEIVRKILNSLPKRWESKVTAILEARDLKKLEVNELIGSLITLDSGCSRHMTGDKTKFFDLRSKEEGHVTFGDNSKGKIVGIGKIGNESSLIIEDVLLVEGLKHNLLSISQLCDKGFTVTFKMDKCIILNDHDCNICFIAFRNNNVYTIDFEEITSQDAICLSAQNETSWLWHRRLGHANMELISKLSKNDLVRGLPKTYFLKDKICDACQFGKQTKTSFKTKKHISTTRPLQLIHMDLFGPNRVASLGGKYYAFVIVDDFSRYTWVIFLAHKDEAHNAFTKLCKRIQNEKGYTISSIRSDRGKEFVNKNIETFCDENGFIHNFSAPRTPQQNGVVERKNRSLQEMARTMLNENNLPSYFWAEAVSTACYVINRVMLRSKLDKTPYELWNEKKPNIGYFHVFGCKCFILNDRDNLGKFDAKSDEGIFLGYSTNSKAYRVFNKKTLTVQESMHVVFDEQIEPKNIDDALLDESWILAMQEELNQFERNDVWTLVPRPKNYTIIGTKWVFRNKKDESGVITRNKARLVAQGFNQEEGIDYDETYAPVARLEAIRMLLAYACYKDFKLFQMDVKSAFLNGFINEEVYVEQPPGFENHISPNHVFKLTKALYGLKQAPRAWYERLSGFLIEKGFSRGKIDTTLFIKYENDDILLIQIYVDDIIFGATNENMCQVFAKTMQEEFEMSMMGELTFFLGLQIKQAKSETFINQSKYIKELLKKFGMENAKEIGTPMSPSTKLDKDESGKPVDSKIYRGMIGSLLYLTASRPDIMFSVCLCARFQSSPKESHLIAVKRILRYLSGTINLGLWYPKHTSFDLISYTDADYAGCKIDRKSTSGACHFLGHALVSWFSKKQNSVALSTAEAEYVAAGSCCAQVLYMKQQLEDFKLMYNHIPIKCDNTSAINLSKNPIQHSRTKHIEIRYHFLRDHVQKGDIMLEFTNTHDQLADIFTK, encoded by the exons caatctagtagtcggcctccactcttttgtggagataattactcattctggaaagttagaatgagaatatttcttcaagctcaaggtagagaaatatggaaatgtattgtaaatggaccttatattccaacaaaagtggttggtggagtaaaggtcaaaaaggaagaagaagagtttgatcgtgaagacgatagactttatactttaaatttaactgctatgaatttattatataatgctcttaatggaaatgagtttaatagaataatgaattgcgctacggcaaaggaaatttgggataacttggaagtaacttatgaaggaacttcgcaagtcaaggaatcaaaaatttatattcttactcatgaatatgaaatgtttaagatgaatgatgatgaatctatttctagtatgcacactcgttttactaacatcataaacagcttgacagctcttggcaaagtttattccaaggtagagatagtaagaaaaattctcaactctttaccaaaacgttgggaatcaaaagttacagcgattcttgaagctagagacctcaagaagctcgaagtcaatgaactcatcgggtcacttatcacc ttagatagtggatgttcaagacacatgacgggagacaagactaagttctttgatcttagatctaaagaagaaggacacgtgacatttggagacaactcgaaagggaagatcgtgggaataggtaaaattggtaatgaatcttctctcataattgaagatgttctacttgttgaaggtttaaaacataatcttttgagcataagtcaattatgtgataaaggatttacagttacttttaaaatggataaatgcattattttgaatgatcatgattgtaatatttgttttattgcttttagaaacaataatgtttatacaattgattttgaagaaattacctcacaagatgctatttgcttgtcagctcaaaatgaaactagttggttatggcatagaagattaggtcatgccaacatggaacttatttccaaactttcaaaaaatgatcttgtgagaggtttaccaaaaacatattttcttaaagacaaaatttgtgatgcatgtcaatttggtaaacaaacaaaaacttcttttaaaactaagaaacatatttccactactagaccattgcaactgatacacatggatctttttggaccaaatagagttgcaagtctaggaggaaaatattatgcatttgttattgttgatgatttctctagatatacttgggtcatctttcttgctcataaagatgaggcacataatgcctttaccaagttatgcaagagaattcaaaatgaaaagggctatactatttcaagtatccgaagtgataggggaaaagagtttgttaataaaaatattgaaacattttgtgatgaaaacggttttattcataatttttctgctcctcgaactcctcaacaaaatggggtagtagagaggaaaaatagatctcttcaagagatggcaagaacaatgctcaatgagaacaacttgcctagttatttttgggccgaagcggtaagtactgcatgttatgttataaatagagttatgttaaggtctaaattagataaaaccccctatgagctttggaatgagaaaaagcccaacattggttactttcatgtatttggatgcaaatgttttattttgaatgacagagataatttaggcaagtttgatgcaaaatctgatgaaggtatttttctcgggtattctactaatagtaaagcttatagagtattcaacaaaaagactttaactgtacaagaatctatgcatgtagtatttgatgaa caaattgaacccaaaaatattgatgacgcacttcttgatgaatcttggattctagctatgcaagaagagttgaatcaatttgaaagaaatgatgtttggacacttgttcctagacccaaaaattatactattattggaacaaaatgggtttttagaaacaagaaagatgagtctggagtcattactagaaataaggctcgacttgtagcccaaggttttaatcaagaagaaggaatcgattatgatgagacatatgcacctgtcgcaagattagaagctattcgaatgctacttgcatatgcttgttataaagatttcaaactttttcaaatggatgttaaaagtgctttcttaaatggttttataaatgaagaggtatatgttgagcaacctccaggttttgaaaatcatatttccccaaatcatgttttcaaactcacaaaagcactatatggacttaaacaagctcctagagcttggtacgagagactcagtggtttcttgattgaaaaaggtttttcaagaggaaaaatcgacacaactcttttcattaaatatgaaaatgatgatattcttttgattcagatttatgttgatgatataatattcggtgctactaatgaaaatatgtgtcaagtttttgctaagactatgcaggaagaatttgagatgagcatgatgggtgaacttacattctttctcggattgcaaattaagcaagcaaaaagtgagacattcatcaatcaatcaaaatatattaaggaattactgaagaagtttgggatggaaaatgctaaggaaattggaacaccaatgagcccatcaactaaacttgataaagatgaatccggtaagccagttgactcgaagatatatcgaggtatgattggtagcttattatatttaacagccagtagaccagatattatgtttagtgtgtgcttatgtgcacgttttcaatcatctccaaaagaatcacatttaattgcagttaagcgcattcttagatatcttagtggtacaattaacctagggttatggtaccctaagcacacatctttcgatctaatcagctacacagatgcagattatgctggctgtaaaatagatcgaaaaagcactagtggagcatgccatttcttaggtcatgcattagtttcctggtttagtaaaaaacaaaattctgttgcactatctactgctgaggcagaatatgttgctgcgggtagttgttgtgctcaagttctctacatgaagcaacaacttgaagattttaaactcatgtataatcacattccaatcaaatgtgacaatacaagtgctataaatctttcaaagaacccaatacaacattctagaactaagcatattgaaataaggtatcattttcttcgagatcatgtgcaaaaaggtgatataatgttagagttcacaaacacacacgatcagttagcagatattttcacaaaa